From Roseburia hominis, the proteins below share one genomic window:
- a CDS encoding TetR/AcrR family transcriptional regulator: protein MKPSTKKSAKTKIQETAWELFLAQGYEETTISQIIERSGTSRSAFYHHFRGKDELLFSVAYTYDLRYQDWVDACPKDLHAVDKLISFNDYIFKALEDSPYRSLYSLLYGLQVSTTGTRHILNPDRQYYQILRSITKEGIEKGEIISPHSYTELSNMISSFQIGTTYSWCLQRGQHSLFQYGKELLTPFLESLRAPR, encoded by the coding sequence ATGAAACCGTCCACCAAAAAAAGTGCAAAAACGAAAATACAGGAGACCGCCTGGGAGCTATTTCTCGCCCAGGGCTACGAAGAGACCACCATTTCCCAGATCATCGAGAGGTCCGGCACCTCCCGCAGCGCCTTTTACCATCATTTCCGTGGAAAGGACGAACTGCTTTTCAGCGTGGCCTATACTTATGACCTGCGCTATCAGGACTGGGTCGACGCCTGTCCGAAGGATTTGCACGCGGTCGACAAACTGATTTCTTTCAATGATTATATCTTTAAGGCTTTGGAGGATTCCCCGTATCGTTCTCTGTATTCGCTGCTTTACGGGCTCCAGGTCTCCACCACCGGCACCCGCCATATCCTGAACCCGGACAGACAGTATTATCAGATTCTGCGCTCCATCACAAAAGAAGGCATAGAAAAAGGAGAGATCATCTCTCCTCACTCCTACACAGAACTCTCCAATATGATTTCCAGTTTTCAGATCGGCACGACATATAGCTGGTGTCTGCAGCGGGGGCAGCACTCGCTCTTTCAATATGGAAAAGAATTATTAACACCGTTTTTAGAATCACTCAGGGCACCCAGATAG
- a CDS encoding glycoside hydrolase family 2 protein has product MIQQWIGKHWKMKRAGEEHQAAVVPGTVYTDLLRNGNMEDPFWKDNEIQALALMEDDYEYTCVFDCEEALMGSDRILLRFDGIDTIADIYVNDKKVGEAFNMHRIWEYDVTDVVRQEGNLLRVVLHSPTRFIREEFEKCRTLGSEDAMDGFVHMRKAHCMFGWDWGAHLPDAGIFRQVSLLGITKARIDSVYIRQEHKEGEVDLCFKVEEEQFADAALSYEVEITDPEGNLHFYQGSPEKIKVKDPLLWWPNGYGSQPLYKVKVTLYADEMAVDTWERRIGLRTMTMKIEKDEWGESFAHEVNGTAIFAMGADYIPEDHLLGRVTPQRTRKLLEQCVLANYNTVRVWGGGYYPDDWFYDICDELGLIVWQDFMFACAVYELTPAFKANIRQEFIDNVKRLRHHASLGLWCGNNEMEMFVGDGHHWVTKKTEVRDYIIMYEQLIPEVLLEYDPQTFYWPASPSSGGSFDEPNSPGRGDVHYWDVWHGNKPFSEYRKFFFRYASEFGFQSFPSRKTVETFTDDPKDMNIFSYVMEKHQRQYGANGKIMNYLQQTYLYPTSFDTLLYASQLLQADAIRYGVEHFRRNRGRCMGAIVWQLNDCWPVTSWASIDYCGRWKALHYAEKRFFAPLLLSCQEEGMMTVEADMNREHFEFEKSIRLNVANETMQEETVQVSWAVRNARAEILRNGGTQEIRVPALSSVWLDKVLLPEVDIFSEYVSYEMTRNGEVLSEGTVIFSYPKYFRYEDPGLSYRIEGDEIVVSAKAYAKSVEILNENEDLILSDNYFDLNGNEKRVRVLSGEIKGIRLRSVYDIR; this is encoded by the coding sequence ATGATACAGCAGTGGATAGGTAAGCACTGGAAGATGAAGCGTGCCGGGGAGGAGCATCAGGCGGCAGTCGTGCCGGGAACGGTGTATACCGACCTTTTGAGGAACGGCAATATGGAGGACCCTTTCTGGAAGGACAATGAGATTCAGGCACTGGCGCTCATGGAAGATGACTATGAGTATACCTGTGTATTTGACTGTGAAGAGGCGCTGATGGGAAGCGACAGGATTTTGCTTCGCTTTGACGGAATCGATACCATCGCGGACATCTATGTGAATGACAAAAAGGTGGGAGAGGCCTTCAATATGCACCGCATCTGGGAATACGATGTGACAGATGTGGTAAGACAAGAAGGAAATTTGCTTCGCGTCGTGCTGCATTCTCCGACCCGTTTTATCAGAGAAGAGTTTGAAAAATGCCGTACCCTGGGTTCCGAGGACGCCATGGACGGGTTCGTACACATGAGAAAAGCGCATTGTATGTTCGGCTGGGACTGGGGGGCACACCTTCCGGACGCCGGAATTTTCCGTCAGGTCTCTCTGCTTGGAATCACCAAAGCACGGATCGACAGTGTTTATATCCGGCAGGAGCATAAGGAGGGCGAGGTAGACCTCTGCTTTAAGGTGGAGGAAGAGCAGTTTGCGGACGCAGCGCTTTCTTATGAAGTGGAGATCACGGACCCGGAGGGAAACCTTCATTTTTATCAGGGTTCGCCGGAAAAGATCAAGGTCAAAGATCCTCTGCTCTGGTGGCCGAACGGATACGGCAGCCAGCCGCTCTACAAGGTGAAGGTAACGCTGTACGCAGATGAAATGGCGGTGGATACCTGGGAGAGACGTATCGGGCTTCGCACGATGACCATGAAAATCGAGAAGGACGAGTGGGGAGAGAGCTTTGCGCATGAGGTGAACGGGACGGCGATTTTCGCTATGGGAGCGGATTATATCCCGGAGGATCACCTGCTTGGCAGAGTTACGCCCCAGAGGACGAGAAAACTCCTAGAGCAGTGCGTCTTGGCAAATTACAATACGGTGCGCGTGTGGGGCGGCGGTTATTATCCCGACGACTGGTTCTATGATATCTGCGACGAGCTGGGCCTTATCGTGTGGCAGGACTTCATGTTCGCCTGTGCAGTTTACGAGCTGACCCCTGCGTTCAAGGCAAATATCCGTCAGGAATTTATAGATAATGTGAAACGGCTGCGTCATCATGCATCCTTAGGCTTGTGGTGCGGGAACAATGAGATGGAAATGTTCGTGGGGGACGGCCACCACTGGGTGACAAAGAAAACGGAGGTACGTGATTACATCATCATGTATGAACAGTTGATCCCCGAGGTGCTCTTAGAGTATGACCCGCAGACCTTCTACTGGCCGGCAAGTCCGTCCTCCGGCGGCTCCTTTGATGAGCCGAACAGTCCAGGCCGGGGCGATGTGCATTACTGGGACGTATGGCACGGCAATAAGCCGTTCTCCGAATACCGGAAATTCTTTTTCCGCTATGCGTCGGAATTCGGGTTCCAGTCTTTCCCGAGCAGGAAGACGGTCGAGACTTTTACCGACGATCCGAAGGATATGAATATTTTTTCCTATGTGATGGAAAAGCATCAAAGACAGTATGGCGCCAACGGGAAGATCATGAATTATCTGCAGCAGACCTACCTGTATCCCACCAGCTTTGATACTCTTCTTTATGCGTCACAGCTTCTTCAGGCAGATGCAATCCGCTATGGAGTGGAGCATTTCCGGAGAAACAGAGGCCGCTGTATGGGAGCGATCGTATGGCAGCTCAACGACTGCTGGCCGGTCACCTCGTGGGCGTCCATTGATTACTGCGGACGCTGGAAGGCATTGCATTATGCGGAAAAACGGTTCTTTGCACCGCTGCTTCTTTCCTGCCAGGAAGAGGGAATGATGACGGTAGAAGCTGACATGAACCGGGAACACTTTGAATTTGAGAAATCCATTCGCCTGAATGTGGCAAATGAGACGATGCAGGAAGAAACCGTGCAGGTATCCTGGGCGGTGCGAAATGCAAGGGCAGAGATTTTAAGAAACGGCGGTACGCAGGAGATCAGGGTGCCTGCGCTTAGCAGTGTGTGGCTTGACAAGGTGCTGCTTCCCGAGGTGGATATCTTTTCGGAATATGTGAGCTACGAGATGACCCGGAATGGCGAAGTCCTTTCCGAAGGAACGGTAATCTTCTCTTACCCGAAGTATTTCCGGTACGAGGATCCCGGGCTTTCTTATCGGATTGAAGGCGATGAGATTGTCGTGTCCGCGAAAGCGTATGCAAAAAGCGTGGAGATTCTAAACGAAAATGAAGATTTGATCCTGTCAGACAATTATTTTGACTTGAACGGAAATGAAAAGAGAGTCAGGGTGCTGTCAGGGGAAATCAAAGGAATCAGGCTTAGAAGTGTATATGATATACGATAA
- a CDS encoding D-lyxose/D-mannose family sugar isomerase, translated as MKRSKINAEIKHMEQLIREHGFEIPPFCKWTAEEWKAKGAEYNEIRDNMLGWDITDYGLGKFDEVGFSLITIRNGNLKMDKYTKTYAEKLLVVKEGQMAPMHFHWNKMEDIINRGGGNVLITVYNSTPEGEFADTDVTVNCDGREFTVPAGSQVKLTPGESITIYPYMYHDFHVEEGSGDVLLGEVSMCNDDENDNRFYEPIGRFPEIEEDEAPYRLLCNEYPKAE; from the coding sequence ATGAAACGTTCAAAAATCAATGCAGAAATTAAACATATGGAACAGCTAATCAGGGAGCACGGTTTTGAGATTCCGCCGTTCTGCAAATGGACGGCAGAGGAATGGAAGGCCAAAGGAGCAGAGTACAATGAGATCCGCGATAACATGCTGGGGTGGGACATTACAGACTATGGCCTCGGTAAATTCGACGAGGTAGGATTCTCTCTGATTACGATCCGTAATGGAAATCTGAAGATGGATAAGTATACGAAGACCTATGCGGAGAAGCTACTGGTGGTAAAGGAAGGCCAGATGGCGCCGATGCATTTCCACTGGAACAAGATGGAGGATATTATCAACCGCGGCGGCGGAAATGTGTTGATCACCGTATACAATTCTACTCCGGAAGGGGAGTTTGCGGATACAGACGTAACGGTAAACTGTGACGGACGCGAATTTACGGTACCGGCCGGAAGTCAGGTAAAATTAACTCCGGGTGAAAGTATTACCATCTATCCGTACATGTACCACGATTTCCATGTGGAAGAAGGAAGCGGAGATGTACTGCTTGGCGAGGTTTCCATGTGCAACGATGATGAGAATGATAACCGTTTCTATGAGCCGATCGGCCGTTTCCCGGAAATCGAAGAGGACGAGGCACCGTACCGGTTACTGTGCAATGAATATCCAAAGGCAGAATAA
- a CDS encoding aldose 1-epimerase family protein: MQSRKKELLSRVGSMQQLMYVRPLKYEEGRAEGMKAYEVKNGPLAFTVLADKCLDITDVSFMGCNMNFLSKPGLMGRNHFDTNGDEALRSIMGGMLFTCGLENICAPCQADGKDYPMHGRIRTTPAEHVSADAKWNGEEYEAVLSGEMREAELFGENLVFRRRIETQYGKNQIHIVDEVTNEGFRAEPMMLLYHMNVGYPLLCEKSEILLPTRKVTARDAAAEGHTGNWNHMESPRDGETEYVFLHELAADEEGNTFAAVINEALGIGLKIEFNQRNLPYFMQWKSIASGDYVVGLEPANSSVYGRLYHMKQDTLHTIDAFETEQMELTLTFLQGAELQEVKKEVKKLLAGESPCVKIKGK; encoded by the coding sequence ATGCAGAGCAGGAAGAAGGAATTATTAAGCCGTGTAGGCAGTATGCAGCAGCTTATGTATGTGCGTCCATTGAAATATGAAGAGGGAAGAGCCGAAGGCATGAAGGCGTACGAGGTGAAAAACGGACCGCTTGCGTTTACGGTGCTGGCCGACAAGTGTTTGGATATCACGGACGTGTCTTTTATGGGCTGCAACATGAATTTCCTGTCAAAACCGGGACTGATGGGGAGAAATCATTTTGACACCAATGGAGATGAGGCGCTTCGTAGTATCATGGGAGGTATGCTTTTTACCTGCGGTCTGGAAAATATTTGTGCCCCCTGTCAGGCGGACGGGAAGGATTACCCGATGCATGGGCGGATACGGACGACGCCGGCAGAGCATGTCAGTGCCGATGCCAAGTGGAACGGCGAAGAGTATGAGGCAGTGCTTTCAGGAGAGATGCGGGAGGCAGAGCTTTTCGGTGAGAATCTTGTTTTTAGGAGGCGCATCGAGACACAATATGGAAAGAATCAGATCCATATTGTAGATGAGGTTACCAATGAAGGCTTCCGCGCGGAGCCGATGATGCTTCTCTATCATATGAATGTGGGCTACCCGCTCCTGTGTGAGAAAAGTGAGATCCTGCTTCCGACAAGGAAGGTGACGGCAAGAGATGCTGCGGCCGAAGGGCATACGGGCAACTGGAACCATATGGAAAGTCCCAGGGACGGCGAGACGGAATATGTATTTCTGCACGAGCTGGCAGCCGACGAGGAGGGAAATACCTTTGCCGCGGTGATCAATGAAGCGCTGGGAATCGGGCTGAAAATAGAGTTCAACCAGAGGAATCTGCCGTATTTTATGCAGTGGAAATCCATCGCTTCGGGGGATTATGTGGTAGGACTGGAGCCTGCGAACTCCAGCGTTTATGGAAGGCTGTATCACATGAAGCAGGATACCCTTCACACCATTGACGCCTTTGAGACGGAGCAGATGGAGCTGACCCTCACGTTTCTTCAGGGAGCAGAATTACAGGAAGTAAAAAAAGAAGTAAAAAAACTGTTGGCAGGAGAAAGTCCCTGCGTTAAGATAAAAGGAAAATGA
- a CDS encoding ABC transporter substrate-binding protein produces the protein MRPKAWKRFAAAGLAVIMAAGLITGCGKKKAETNTKGEEVVELVWWQIGDAQKDQDKVLEKVNEYTAEKIGVKLKINTAGWGDYDQKMQVVINTGDRWDLAFTCSWANNYLQNANKGAFLALDDYIKDMDMYKSIDKRFWEAAKVKGKTYGVPSEKEIGSMPMWVFTKEYVDKYNVPVDEIHSLEDLEPWLKLIKENEPDVVPFYLTSGYSAPIYMDLIQNPVGIEYGDETLTVKNVFETDKMKSTLKTMRKYYTEGYINKDAATAQDDKSLKRFVTKGDGQPYAELTWGKDLGYEVVTSPIMDTYVTNLSARGALTAVNAQTEYPEKAVELLNLINTDEYLRNLLNYGIEGVHWDKVEIPADEAAQAEGKPYVYDNKIKLNEATRKDYSVSYWVQGGLFNTYVLENEPVDKWATFKEFNDSSVDAPSFGFDFDLEPVSTEVAGFGNVMDEFGKSLYTGSVDPDEYLPKLQEKLKATGIDKVIEEMQRQIDEWKASK, from the coding sequence ATGAGACCAAAGGCATGGAAAAGGTTTGCTGCAGCAGGACTTGCGGTCATTATGGCAGCAGGACTCATTACAGGGTGCGGCAAAAAGAAGGCTGAGACAAACACGAAGGGCGAAGAAGTGGTAGAGCTCGTGTGGTGGCAGATCGGCGACGCGCAGAAGGACCAGGATAAGGTGCTTGAGAAAGTGAACGAGTACACCGCAGAAAAAATCGGCGTAAAGCTGAAGATCAACACGGCAGGCTGGGGAGATTACGATCAGAAGATGCAGGTCGTTATTAACACCGGTGACAGATGGGACCTGGCATTTACCTGTTCCTGGGCAAACAACTATCTTCAGAATGCGAACAAAGGTGCTTTCCTTGCGCTTGACGACTATATCAAGGACATGGATATGTATAAGAGTATCGACAAACGTTTCTGGGAAGCTGCAAAGGTAAAAGGAAAAACATACGGTGTTCCGAGTGAAAAAGAGATCGGTTCTATGCCGATGTGGGTATTCACAAAAGAATATGTAGACAAATATAATGTTCCGGTCGATGAGATCCACAGCCTGGAAGATCTGGAGCCGTGGCTCAAGCTGATCAAAGAGAATGAGCCGGACGTAGTACCGTTCTATCTGACAAGCGGATACTCTGCACCGATTTACATGGACCTGATCCAGAATCCGGTCGGTATCGAGTACGGTGATGAGACCCTTACTGTCAAGAACGTATTTGAGACAGATAAGATGAAATCTACACTGAAGACCATGAGAAAGTATTATACCGAAGGCTATATCAACAAAGACGCAGCGACTGCACAGGACGACAAGTCTCTCAAACGTTTTGTGACCAAAGGAGATGGACAGCCATACGCCGAGCTGACATGGGGAAAAGACCTTGGATATGAGGTAGTGACTTCTCCGATCATGGATACCTACGTGACCAATCTTTCCGCACGTGGCGCTCTGACAGCAGTCAATGCACAGACCGAATATCCGGAAAAAGCAGTGGAGCTTCTGAACCTGATCAACACAGACGAATACCTCAGAAACCTTCTGAACTACGGTATCGAGGGCGTACACTGGGATAAGGTAGAAATACCGGCAGATGAAGCTGCACAAGCAGAAGGAAAACCGTACGTATATGACAACAAGATCAAGCTGAATGAAGCGACAAGAAAAGATTACTCTGTTTCCTACTGGGTACAGGGAGGACTGTTCAACACTTATGTATTGGAGAACGAGCCGGTTGACAAATGGGCAACCTTCAAAGAGTTCAACGACTCCTCTGTTGATGCGCCGTCCTTCGGATTCGACTTTGACCTTGAGCCGGTAAGCACAGAAGTGGCAGGTTTTGGAAATGTAATGGACGAGTTTGGTAAATCTCTTTATACAGGTAGCGTAGATCCTGATGAATATTTGCCAAAACTGCAGGAGAAGCTGAAAGCGACAGGCATTGACAAAGTAATTGAGGAAATGCAGAGACAGATTGATGAGTGGAAAGCATCAAAATAA
- a CDS encoding carbohydrate ABC transporter permease: MSRRKMEKRIKKIEAEECKYNQIKNSTNVLFNVILAILSLICVIPFIFVIIISLTDEQSLVMNGYRFIPEKFSLYAYEYIISAGESIIRSYGVTILVTVVGTIIGLLLTGTYAYALSRKSYAYRKFFTTVITIPMLFSGGMIANYLIVTKVMMLKDSLWALILPLCLNSFNIIVLRTFFKTSIPDAVVESAKIDGASEWRLFFQIVIPMALPGLATIGLFLTLGYWNDWFNAMMYMDDKNMIPLQYLLIQIESSIDWLANNKAMMGVDGITAAANMPKETIKMAIVVISTLPIIFAYPFFQRYFVNGLTVGAVKE; this comes from the coding sequence ATGAGCCGAAGAAAAATGGAAAAGCGGATCAAAAAGATCGAAGCTGAAGAATGCAAATATAATCAGATCAAGAATTCCACGAATGTTTTATTCAATGTAATACTGGCAATCTTATCTCTGATCTGTGTGATCCCGTTCATCTTTGTCATCATCATTTCCCTGACAGATGAACAGTCACTGGTAATGAACGGCTACCGTTTCATTCCGGAAAAATTCAGCCTGTACGCGTATGAATACATCATAAGTGCAGGAGAAAGTATTATCAGGAGTTACGGCGTAACGATTCTGGTCACAGTGGTAGGAACGATCATCGGTCTTCTTCTGACCGGAACCTATGCCTATGCATTGTCCAGAAAATCATACGCCTATCGCAAATTCTTTACTACCGTCATCACGATTCCGATGCTGTTCAGCGGTGGTATGATCGCGAACTATTTGATCGTGACGAAGGTAATGATGCTCAAGGATTCCTTGTGGGCGCTGATTCTTCCGCTCTGCCTTAACTCCTTTAACATCATCGTCCTGCGGACATTCTTCAAGACGAGTATACCGGACGCCGTTGTAGAATCGGCGAAGATCGACGGAGCATCTGAGTGGAGACTTTTCTTCCAGATCGTAATCCCGATGGCACTTCCGGGACTTGCGACCATCGGTCTGTTCCTGACACTTGGTTACTGGAATGACTGGTTCAATGCGATGATGTACATGGACGATAAGAACATGATTCCGCTTCAGTATCTGTTGATTCAGATCGAAAGTTCCATCGACTGGCTGGCAAATAATAAAGCCATGATGGGTGTGGACGGTATTACGGCTGCGGCCAATATGCCGAAAGAGACGATTAAGATGGCGATCGTAGTAATTTCTACATTACCGATCATCTTTGCATATCCGTTCTTCCAGAGATATTTTGTAAATGGTCTGACGGTAGGTGCAGTAAAAGAGTAA
- a CDS encoding ABC transporter permease subunit, translating into MKANTQKAAKSPKNGFFARFKANKELLVLSIPGAVWFLFFAYLPLFGILVAFKKFRLSGNGFFYNLFTSETVGFDNFKFLFSSGDAWIIVRNTVLYNFTFIILGVAVPVVLALLLNEIKNKGMMKIYQSSMFLPYFLSWVVVSYCVFAFLNPEKGYFNAIIQQFGGQPISWYTEKKFWPFIIIFMSQWKGMGYNTVVYLASICGIDKTYYEAAALDGATKWQQIKYITLPLLKPVITILLIMSVGGIFKADFGLFYQLPKNSGPLYPVTNVLDTYIFRALKTSGEIGMSSAAALFQSTVGFVLIMIANKIVSKIDNENALF; encoded by the coding sequence GTGAAAGCTAATACCCAAAAAGCGGCAAAATCGCCGAAAAACGGTTTTTTTGCACGCTTTAAAGCAAACAAGGAACTACTTGTTTTAAGTATCCCCGGAGCAGTTTGGTTTTTGTTCTTTGCATACCTGCCGTTATTCGGTATTCTGGTAGCATTTAAAAAGTTCAGACTGAGCGGCAACGGATTTTTCTATAACCTGTTCACAAGTGAAACGGTTGGATTTGACAACTTCAAGTTCCTGTTCAGCAGCGGCGATGCATGGATTATCGTAAGGAACACTGTTCTTTATAACTTCACATTCATTATTCTCGGTGTGGCAGTTCCGGTAGTGCTTGCTCTGCTCTTAAATGAAATCAAGAACAAAGGAATGATGAAGATCTATCAGAGTTCCATGTTCCTGCCGTACTTCCTGTCATGGGTAGTTGTAAGCTACTGCGTATTCGCATTCTTAAATCCGGAAAAAGGATATTTCAATGCGATCATTCAGCAGTTTGGCGGTCAGCCGATCTCATGGTATACAGAGAAGAAGTTCTGGCCATTTATCATCATCTTCATGAGCCAGTGGAAAGGTATGGGATATAATACGGTCGTATACCTGGCATCTATCTGCGGTATCGACAAAACCTATTACGAAGCAGCAGCACTTGACGGTGCAACGAAATGGCAGCAGATCAAATACATCACACTGCCGCTTCTGAAACCGGTCATCACAATCCTGCTCATCATGTCCGTCGGAGGAATCTTCAAGGCCGACTTCGGTCTGTTCTATCAGTTACCGAAGAACTCCGGTCCGCTGTATCCGGTGACGAACGTACTTGATACATACATCTTCCGTGCACTTAAGACCAGCGGCGAGATCGGAATGAGTTCGGCGGCAGCGTTGTTCCAGTCTACGGTAGGATTTGTCCTGATCATGATCGCAAATAAAATCGTATCAAAAATTGATAACGAAAACGCACTGTTCTAG
- a CDS encoding response regulator, which produces MKKVMIVEDEEFILQGIRNILDWDSLGLEVAHMARNGQEAFEMWQQEPVDIVITDLSMPVMDGLTLLKKIRSLEESVRFIILTGYDEFEYAREAIRLEVENYILKPIDEEELKRQLCETAAKIDEMAKKKIKYIDEKAEWLHFLSGKVKREEYGLYERRLDCHLEEGSYHAAIMKWSMEGLKEKKIADVIVGLRKAERDLRVVHLPPDSLLMILKDEESGEGQVLEYFMKVQSQIESHFNVMTFICVGPGFQRFEELPEVYKAAMKLQKYLIIEGYGSCISAGQIRDRKSEDVDINESQLRKLILKKEKEAAVDYLEDLFINNIQRGAAVDTLYKMAVKIAMLLQEIKKEYKLEENVRLHDMPELIETIYQADNILGLKTAFISEITEIITSMHEEDSQYTPVVRQIIAEVQRNYKEDMNLKTLAYKYHMNASYLGQIFQKEVGCSFAQYLSNTKNSIAKDLILNTNMKINDIAKEVGYPDTSYFYRKFKQCYGVSPASLREMKKY; this is translated from the coding sequence ATGAAGAAAGTAATGATAGTGGAAGATGAGGAATTCATTCTGCAGGGAATCCGCAATATTCTGGATTGGGACTCCCTGGGACTTGAAGTAGCGCATATGGCGCGCAACGGGCAGGAAGCATTTGAAATGTGGCAGCAGGAGCCGGTAGATATCGTGATCACGGATTTGAGTATGCCGGTCATGGACGGGCTTACCCTCCTTAAAAAGATCCGCAGCCTGGAAGAAAGCGTGCGTTTCATTATTTTGACCGGATACGATGAATTTGAATATGCGAGAGAAGCGATTCGGCTGGAAGTGGAGAATTATATTTTAAAGCCGATCGACGAGGAAGAGCTGAAGCGCCAGCTTTGCGAGACGGCTGCCAAGATCGATGAGATGGCAAAGAAGAAGATCAAATATATCGATGAAAAGGCGGAATGGCTGCACTTTCTGAGCGGGAAGGTAAAGCGGGAGGAGTACGGGCTTTACGAGAGGCGTCTTGACTGTCATCTGGAAGAAGGCAGCTATCATGCAGCCATTATGAAATGGAGCATGGAAGGACTCAAAGAGAAGAAGATCGCGGATGTGATCGTGGGGCTTCGGAAGGCGGAAAGAGATCTCAGGGTCGTACATCTTCCGCCGGACAGCCTGCTTATGATCCTGAAGGATGAGGAATCTGGCGAGGGGCAGGTCCTGGAATATTTTATGAAGGTCCAGAGCCAGATCGAGAGCCATTTTAACGTCATGACCTTCATCTGTGTCGGACCGGGATTTCAAAGATTTGAAGAGCTTCCGGAAGTCTATAAGGCGGCCATGAAGCTCCAGAAATATCTGATCATTGAGGGCTATGGAAGCTGCATCAGTGCAGGGCAGATACGGGACAGAAAAAGTGAAGATGTGGATATCAATGAAAGTCAGCTAAGAAAGTTGATCCTTAAGAAAGAAAAAGAAGCGGCGGTGGACTATCTGGAGGACCTGTTCATCAATAATATACAAAGAGGGGCGGCGGTCGATACCTTGTATAAGATGGCAGTTAAAATCGCCATGCTTCTACAGGAGATCAAAAAAGAGTATAAGCTGGAGGAAAACGTGCGGCTTCATGACATGCCGGAGCTGATCGAGACGATCTACCAGGCGGATAATATCCTGGGATTAAAGACGGCGTTCATATCAGAAATTACGGAGATCATTACCAGTATGCATGAGGAGGACTCCCAGTATACTCCGGTAGTGCGCCAGATCATCGCCGAGGTGCAGCGGAATTATAAGGAGGATATGAACTTAAAAACACTGGCCTATAAGTATCACATGAACGCCTCTTACTTAGGACAGATCTTCCAGAAGGAGGTGGGCTGCTCCTTCGCCCAGTATTTGAGCAATACGAAGAACAGCATTGCCAAGGATCTTATTTTGAACACGAATATGAAGATCAATGATATAGCCAAGGAAGTCGGGTATCCGGACACGAGCTATTTTTACCGGAAATTTAAACAATGCTACGGAGTTTCTCCGGCGTCCTTGCGTGAAATGAAAAAATATTAG